GGAAATTACCGAAGGTGATATTCTTGCTTTCAGAAACGCCGGAGCATACTGTTTCTCAATGTCTTCGAACTACAATTCAAGATACAAACCAGCTGAAGTTCTATGGATGAACGGACAAGGAATCTTAATTCGTCAGCACGAAACATTCGAAGATTTACTTAAAAATCAAATTCCGTTGCCACAAGAAGTTGCTGTAACAGTTTAAGATAAAAAAAAGAATATCAATTTTAAAAATCCCGTTTCTTCTGAGACGGGATTTTTTTGTTATTTTTTTTATTACAGCAAAAATCCCAAAAATCTATTGAATTTTTCTAAAAAAATACGATTGAAACAGACTACAAAAAGTGATTCTTATAATTGTTTCTGTTGTTGCAAAATCAATCTGTTTTTTTCCTAATTTCGTTTTAAATTGTCAGAAAAAACACAAGTCAATAAAGCATAACTATCTATAGTACAAAATTTTGACTATTCTTTTTTATTGTAAATTCATAATATTAAAACCTTAAATATGAAATATAAACAATTAGGAAATTCCGGTTTAATCGTATCTGAGCTTTGCCTTGGAACAATGACTTTTGGACAAGGAGAGCATTTTGGATTTCAATCAACATTAGACGAAAAAAAAGCAGCCGAACTCGTAAATAGTGCTATGGATAATGGCATTAATTTTTTTGATACCGCAGACGGCTACGGAAATGGACAAAGTGAAATTATTCTTGGTAAAGTTTTAGATAAAAAACGAAAAGATGTTTTAATTACAACCAAGTTATCATTTAGAACAGGAGAACAAGCCTTTAATGCCGGTGTAAATTCTAAACATATTATCGAGCAATGCCACAATAGTCTAAGAAATTTACAAACAGACTACATAGACGTTTTGTTACTCCATAATGATGATCCCATTACGCCAATTGATGAGACTTTAAAAGCTTTAGAAAACTTAGTACAGCAAGGCAAAGTTCGTTATGTTGGATTTTCTAATTATCAGACTTGGAAAGCTTCTGCAATGACACAACGACAAAATGATCTACATTACAGCCCTTTTGTAGCATCACAAATGCATTACTCTATTTTGAATAGAGAGGTCGAACATGAAATAATACCTATGAGTTTGCATTTTGGAATAGGAATGATGGTTTGGTCGCCCTTAAGCAGCGGCTTTTTGACAGGAAAATATACAAGAGACAATCCAAATCCTAAAGACAGCCGACTAAACAACTTTGACCTTGGACTTTTTGACAGAGAACTTGGATATACTGTTATTGACAAATTAACCGAAATCGCAAAACGTCATAATACCACCGTTACTGCAATTTCTCTAAGCTGGTTATTAACCAAAAAAGTCGTTTCCTCTGTTATTATTGGCGTTAGTAAAACCGAACAGCTAAAAGAAAATCTAGCGTGTCAGGAAATTCAACTGAGCCAAGATGAAATCAATGAAATTGACGAATTAACAAAATTAGAACCCAAATATCCTGCAACATTTATCAATCTTCAAGATTCTATTTTATTGAATGCCAAAACAAAATAAGTCACTTTATGATAGATTATGGATTACTAAATTCTCCTGCTGGCACGAGCGGTTTTTTTTATCCTGCATCTTGTCATTTCGAAAATCTCCTTGAAGCAACAAACCCGACAGGTTTTTAAAACCTGTCGGGTTTACGAAGCTCTAATAATTGATTTTTAATATCTTGGGCGTCTCCCGCCGAAAAAGGCGGGCCGGGCTTTCGGCTATATCTTTTGCTCCGTTCCACTCCACAAAAGGATACCGCCTCTATCCCTGACGCAGAAACGTTTCAAAAAGAAATAAAATTCAGTTTGATGATTTATAAGAAAAAAAATGAATATTTTAGATTGACATAAAAGAGCCAATCTGAAATAAGTATATTGAAGCCATTTTGTGGTACATTATATACTAATTAATTGCAGGGCATTTCAATAAACACTATCGTGAAAAACAGAAAAACTATAATTCGTTTTTTAGCAAGCTTAAGTATGCTGATTTTCTTCTCCCCTTTTTTCCAAATGTGTTCTGATAAAAAAATTAAAGAAAGTTCTATTCTTATTAAATCATATCATAAAGCTCAAACAGCGAAAGAAAAAGAAATAGCTTTCGAACGGGCAAAAAAGAATTTTTCTTTGAGTGGTTACGATTTGGCGATGTCTTTCGAGCCAGTTTTCATAAGTTTTACAATCATTCTGTTTGTTAATATAACCTTATTAGTTTGTTTTATTAGAAAGCATTATAATCAATTATTTCTATGTTTTTTGAATTTATCCGCTATCCTTTTGTCATTTATTGTTTTAATATTTGCATTACCTTATTTAGGACAAATTAGATACAGAATGTTTCTATGTTTAATTAACTCAACGTTGTTATTTTACTTCGTCTATAAAGAACAGGAAAACATCACACAAAGTCAATTAAACCTTTAAATCGCTTTACAAAATACATTGGGAGCACGAGAAGGGAAAAACTTTTATTCTGCATCCGAAAAAATTGTTCTTATAAATCAAACCCAAAAATAACCTAAAACAACTAACAAGCTACTAATGAAATTTGCAATTAGAACACTATTACTTTCAATTTTTGACTTTCTAATTATTTGGCTTTGGGTTAACCAAATGAATCCAGATCCAAGTGTTTCGATTGGTATATTAATACTTGTTCCTTTTGTGATTATATTAAATTTAATAATTGCATTAATTCTATTCTTTACATATCGAAAATTTACATCATTATTTTTAATCAACTCAATTATTGCGGGAATACTAATGTATTATTTATTCATTAAAGGAATTGACAGATATCAAAATGAAAAATTAGAAAGTTGGGAATTTTATTTACAAGATACAACTTACGTTATTACACACTGGAAAATCGAAAAAACTTTCAGCATAATTGAAAGTACTAATCCAGGTTCTTCTGATGTCTTTTTAGAAGGAAAGTTTATTGAAAAAGATGAATCTTACTTAACAACCGACTCTACAAAATACAAAATCAAAAATGGCTATCTCTTTGGTTTTAGAAACGTAACAGACAGCATAAAATTGACAAAAATTGAGCGATAGAAAAGCTAATATATGAACAAAAGTATTTGAAGCGCCTTCTTGTTTAAAGAAAGCGTTTTTTATTTTGTCGACACCAACAACCCTTGCTGTGCGAAGTCTCCCGACTTCGTACCCATTCCAATAAGCAAATAAAGAAATATAAAAGATGTTTGGATAAATTGGAATTGATTAAGTAGTGTATACGAAGTCGGGAGACTTCGCACAGCGCATAGCTTTTAATAATATTTTAGTTTTGGAGAGACTTCAGAGAGCGGGGTTTTCATAAGGCAAAGAAATTACGTTTAATGATTTACAATAAAAAACAACTATTTTTAGCCCATTAAAAAAAAATCATGAACCTAAAACCAAACAAATAATTCTATGAAAAACAACTTCATGAAAATACTGGCATTAATTTTACTAACTCTAAATTCTTGCTCAGTAGCAAATTTACCATCTAAAGATATACCAAAAACACTAAATCTTGAAAACGATAATGGTATATCAATTGGCGCAATCGCATTTAATAAAGCCGGATCGTCTATTGATAATAGTTATTATTTTTTTTATTCTAATATTACAAATCTAGATAGTCCAAAAGAAAATAATATTAAAATAGTTCCTTCACAAACAGTTTACATGCATTTCAAACCGGATTTTTTTGATGGTGAAAAAGCTGTTTATTATTTCAAAATTGAAAAACCAAAAGGAAAATATAAATTTTATGCAATCAGAACTACGAGAGAAACTGTTCAGAATTTTACAATTCAAACAGACACAATCAATATCCCATTTGAGATTGAAAAAGGAAAAA
This genomic interval from uncultured Flavobacterium sp. contains the following:
- a CDS encoding aldo/keto reductase; this encodes MKYKQLGNSGLIVSELCLGTMTFGQGEHFGFQSTLDEKKAAELVNSAMDNGINFFDTADGYGNGQSEIILGKVLDKKRKDVLITTKLSFRTGEQAFNAGVNSKHIIEQCHNSLRNLQTDYIDVLLLHNDDPITPIDETLKALENLVQQGKVRYVGFSNYQTWKASAMTQRQNDLHYSPFVASQMHYSILNREVEHEIIPMSLHFGIGMMVWSPLSSGFLTGKYTRDNPNPKDSRLNNFDLGLFDRELGYTVIDKLTEIAKRHNTTVTAISLSWLLTKKVVSSVIIGVSKTEQLKENLACQEIQLSQDEINEIDELTKLEPKYPATFINLQDSILLNAKTK